One region of Sphingomonas kaistensis genomic DNA includes:
- the apaG gene encoding Co2+/Mg2+ efflux protein ApaG: MAILFPHEAVTGDVTVRVAVSYLAEQSAPSSGRWFWSYHIRIENHGEASVQLLARSWTITDGRGAVHEVRGEGVVGEMPRIAAGQSYDYVSGCPLPTPTGRMTGSYQMVDDDGRGFDVAIPSFALVGPV; this comes from the coding sequence ATGGCGATCCTCTTCCCGCATGAAGCGGTCACCGGTGACGTCACGGTACGGGTGGCGGTCAGCTACCTTGCCGAGCAATCCGCTCCATCGAGCGGGCGCTGGTTCTGGTCCTATCATATTCGCATCGAGAATCATGGCGAAGCAAGCGTGCAATTGCTCGCCCGCAGCTGGACCATCACCGACGGTCGCGGCGCGGTTCACGAGGTTCGCGGCGAAGGGGTGGTCGGCGAGATGCCCCGCATCGCGGCGGGGCAATCCTATGATTACGTCTCCGGATGCCCGCTTCCCACTCCGACCGGGCGGATGACGGGCAGTTACCAGATGGTCGACGACGACGGACGCGGGTTCGATGTCGCCATTCCGAGCTTTGCGCTGGTGGGGCCGGTCTGA
- a CDS encoding NYN domain-containing protein, which translates to MPELMDRDRNIALLIDADNASPDHLDEVLLVLGELGAINVRRAYGNWSKPALKGWGQLTTQHSIQPIQQFDVVKGKSATDMRMVIDAMDMLYRGGLEGLGIMSSDSDFLPLAQRIREAGIPVYGFGTAKTPISFQNSCTRFFDVAALAQNGEQTDAAANEARAADDSLLELLGAAWKQSKRDGEGFASLSEVGQRAKAVQSFSVRNYGARSLSELVRGMPEFQVRETDGGGLLVRRVR; encoded by the coding sequence ATGCCTGAGCTTATGGACCGCGATCGCAACATTGCTTTGCTGATCGACGCCGACAACGCGTCGCCCGATCACCTCGACGAAGTTTTGCTGGTGCTTGGCGAGCTGGGCGCGATCAACGTCCGCCGCGCCTATGGCAACTGGTCGAAGCCCGCGCTCAAGGGGTGGGGCCAGCTGACCACCCAGCATTCGATCCAGCCGATCCAGCAGTTCGACGTGGTCAAGGGCAAGTCGGCGACCGACATGCGGATGGTGATCGACGCGATGGACATGCTCTATCGCGGCGGCCTCGAGGGGCTGGGCATCATGTCGAGCGACAGCGATTTCCTCCCCCTCGCGCAGCGCATCCGCGAGGCCGGCATCCCGGTCTACGGGTTCGGCACCGCCAAGACCCCGATCAGCTTCCAGAACAGCTGCACCCGCTTCTTCGATGTCGCCGCGCTCGCCCAGAATGGTGAGCAGACCGACGCCGCCGCCAACGAGGCACGGGCGGCCGACGATTCGCTGCTCGAACTGCTCGGTGCCGCCTGGAAGCAGAGCAAACGTGACGGCGAAGGCTTCGCATCCCTGTCCGAGGTCGGCCAGCGGGCCAAAGCGGTGCAAAGCTTCTCGGTGCGCAACTACGGTGCGCGCTCGCTCAGCGAACTGGTTCGCGGCATGCCCGAGTTTCAGGTCAGGGAAACCGATGGCGGCGGGCTGCTCGTGCGCAGGGTTCGCTGA
- the uvrC gene encoding excinuclease ABC subunit UvrC: protein MNRTPADRPDHPRATERFNEDAATYTVSGAGEAPDLEAGVAAIRNVVKTLPVRPGVYRMQDARGEVLYVGKARALKNRVTNYTQVSRLSKRLQRMVSQTRSLTIVTTNTEAEALLLEAQLIKRFRPPYNVLLRDDKSFPFILLREDHAYPRVQKHRGARRVQGQYFGPFASAGSVTRTLNALQKLFLLRSCSDGFFNNRSRPCLLYQIRRCSGPCVGRIEPDAYAELVGDAKNFLAGKSTGVQARLSKQMAEAAEKQDYELAAIFRDRLRALTYIQGTQTVHAEGLGDADIFALAAKGGSMCIQAFFIRGGQNWGHRAFFPAHTADVPEEEVFASFLIQFYEDMPPPRRILIDREVAEAELVADALSEKAGRKVLIERPQRGDRKKLVDQASRNAVEALDRRHAESTTQTKLLRELADAFELAEMPKRIEIYDNSHIMGTAATGAMVVAGPQGFLKNHYRKFNIKKAATDDDFGMMKEVLERRFQRLEKDDPDRSSGEWPDLILIDGGRGQLNAVLEIMEDAGVHDVPVVGVAKGPHHGREGREVFHLPNGREMTFPVNAPLLFYLQRLRDEAHRFAIGTHRAKRAKSLTTSSLDEVPGIGPTRKRALLMHFGTARSVKGAALEDLEKAPGISKATARQIYDYFHASG from the coding sequence ATGAACCGCACACCGGCTGACCGTCCGGACCACCCGCGCGCGACCGAGCGCTTCAATGAGGATGCCGCCACCTATACCGTTTCCGGGGCGGGGGAGGCGCCCGACCTCGAGGCCGGCGTCGCGGCCATCCGCAATGTCGTGAAGACCTTGCCGGTGCGACCGGGCGTCTACCGCATGCAGGATGCGCGCGGCGAGGTGCTGTACGTCGGCAAGGCGCGGGCGCTGAAGAACCGGGTCACCAATTACACGCAGGTGTCGCGGCTGTCGAAGCGGCTGCAGCGGATGGTGTCGCAAACCCGCTCGCTGACCATCGTTACCACCAACACCGAGGCCGAGGCCCTGTTGCTGGAAGCGCAGCTGATCAAGCGCTTCCGGCCGCCGTACAACGTCCTCCTGCGCGACGACAAAAGCTTCCCCTTCATCCTGCTGCGGGAAGACCATGCCTATCCGCGCGTGCAGAAGCATCGCGGTGCGCGGCGGGTACAAGGTCAGTATTTCGGGCCCTTCGCAAGCGCTGGTTCGGTCACGCGCACACTTAACGCGCTCCAGAAGCTGTTTCTGCTAAGATCCTGCAGCGACGGCTTTTTCAACAATCGCTCGCGGCCTTGCCTGCTGTACCAGATCCGCCGCTGCTCGGGCCCGTGTGTGGGGCGGATCGAGCCCGATGCCTATGCCGAACTGGTCGGCGACGCGAAGAATTTCCTGGCCGGCAAGTCGACCGGGGTGCAGGCCCGGCTGTCCAAGCAGATGGCCGAGGCCGCGGAAAAGCAGGATTACGAACTCGCCGCCATCTTCCGCGACCGCCTCCGCGCGCTGACCTACATCCAGGGCACGCAAACGGTGCATGCCGAAGGCCTTGGCGATGCCGACATCTTTGCCCTGGCGGCCAAGGGCGGGAGCATGTGCATCCAGGCCTTTTTCATCCGTGGCGGCCAGAATTGGGGCCACCGGGCGTTCTTCCCGGCCCACACCGCAGACGTTCCCGAAGAGGAGGTCTTCGCCAGCTTCCTGATCCAGTTCTACGAGGACATGCCGCCACCCAGGCGGATTCTCATCGATCGCGAGGTGGCCGAAGCCGAACTGGTCGCCGACGCACTGAGCGAGAAGGCCGGGCGCAAGGTGCTGATCGAGCGTCCCCAGCGCGGCGACCGCAAGAAATTGGTCGACCAGGCCAGCCGCAACGCGGTGGAAGCGCTCGACCGCCGCCACGCCGAAAGCACCACACAGACCAAGTTGCTGCGCGAGCTTGCCGACGCCTTCGAGCTTGCGGAGATGCCCAAGCGGATCGAGATCTACGACAACAGCCACATCATGGGCACCGCCGCCACCGGCGCCATGGTGGTCGCAGGCCCGCAGGGCTTCCTCAAGAACCATTATCGCAAGTTCAACATCAAGAAGGCGGCGACCGACGACGACTTCGGGATGATGAAGGAAGTGCTCGAACGGCGTTTCCAGCGCCTGGAGAAGGACGATCCAGACCGCTCCAGCGGGGAGTGGCCCGACCTCATCCTGATCGACGGTGGACGCGGGCAGCTCAACGCCGTGCTGGAGATCATGGAGGATGCCGGGGTCCATGACGTGCCGGTGGTCGGGGTCGCCAAGGGACCGCACCACGGCCGCGAGGGGCGCGAGGTGTTTCACCTGCCAAACGGGCGGGAAATGACCTTTCCGGTCAATGCGCCGCTGCTATTCTACCTCCAGCGCCTGCGTGACGAGGCCCACCGCTTTGCGATCGGCACCCACCGGGCCAAGCGCGCCAAGAGCCTGACGACCTCGTCGCTCGACGAAGTGCCGGGCATCGGGCCGACCCGCAAGCGCGCGCTGCTGATGCACTTCGGCACTGCGCGATCGGTCAAGGGCGCGGCGCTGGAGGATCTCGAAAAGGCGCCGGGCATCAGCAAGGCGACGGCGCGCCAGATCTACGATTATTTCCATGCAAGCGGCTGA
- a CDS encoding amino acid racemase, whose translation MRKLGVVGGASWNSTALYYEHINKGVAARLGGLHSARMVIESLDCEDDYAAFHRRGDWAGGERVVIAACKRLAAAGAEALILTSNTMHKHYDAVVAALSLPVLHIGEAAAEKIAADGRRSVALLGTRVTMTEPHVRIHFEARGIQLASVEESWVSEVDRIIYEELAAGRVVRESQRKLKTLITELGKKRVEAIVLGCTELVLAVDPRANVLPVYDTTALHARKAVEWILADHQDGKIAAAA comes from the coding sequence GTGAGGAAGCTCGGTGTCGTCGGCGGGGCGAGCTGGAACAGCACTGCGCTCTATTACGAGCATATCAACAAGGGCGTCGCGGCCCGGCTCGGCGGCTTGCACAGCGCGCGGATGGTGATCGAGAGCCTCGATTGCGAGGACGATTATGCCGCTTTCCATCGCCGCGGCGACTGGGCTGGCGGCGAGCGGGTTGTGATCGCCGCCTGTAAGCGCCTCGCGGCGGCGGGTGCCGAGGCGCTGATCCTGACCTCCAACACCATGCACAAGCATTACGATGCGGTCGTCGCCGCACTGTCGCTGCCCGTCCTGCACATCGGTGAAGCCGCGGCGGAGAAGATCGCCGCTGACGGGCGCCGCTCGGTGGCGCTGCTGGGGACCCGAGTCACCATGACCGAACCGCATGTCCGCATCCACTTCGAAGCGCGCGGCATCCAGCTCGCCTCTGTCGAGGAAAGCTGGGTGAGCGAAGTCGACCGGATCATCTACGAGGAGCTGGCCGCCGGCCGGGTGGTTCGCGAAAGCCAGCGCAAGCTCAAGACCCTGATCACCGAACTCGGCAAGAAGAGGGTGGAAGCGATCGTGCTTGGCTGCACCGAGCTGGTGCTCGCGGTCGATCCGCGCGCCAATGTCCTTCCCGTCTATGACACCACAGCGCTTCACGCCCGCAAGGCGGTGGAATGGATCCTCGCCGATCACCAGGATGGCAAGATCGCCGCAGCCGCCTGA
- a CDS encoding pyridoxamine 5'-phosphate oxidase family protein: MADAERAEELKELFWEELKDSPFVMIGLQGVEDSRTRPWTAQVNWQDDKELNRGGDIYFFGAKSEAIVKGLGENNRVVCTFVSKGHKVFAHIHGTLHLVNDRALVDKFWNPFIASWYKDGKDDPELQLLRLDTSKAEIWKAEAGATLVAAALKMLGRDPGKDHEHENQAEVAL, encoded by the coding sequence GTGGCCGATGCCGAGCGCGCCGAGGAACTGAAAGAGCTGTTCTGGGAGGAGCTGAAGGACAGCCCCTTCGTCATGATCGGCCTGCAGGGGGTCGAGGACAGCCGCACGCGGCCCTGGACCGCGCAGGTCAACTGGCAGGACGACAAGGAACTCAACCGAGGCGGCGACATCTACTTCTTCGGCGCCAAGTCGGAAGCGATCGTGAAGGGCCTCGGCGAGAATAACCGCGTCGTCTGCACCTTCGTGTCGAAGGGCCACAAGGTCTTCGCCCACATTCACGGCACGCTGCACCTGGTCAACGACCGTGCGCTAGTAGACAAGTTCTGGAACCCGTTCATCGCCAGCTGGTACAAGGACGGCAAGGACGATCCGGAACTCCAGTTGCTGCGCCTCGATACCTCGAAGGCCGAAATCTGGAAGGCCGAGGCGGGCGCAACCCTCGTCGCAGCGGCGCTGAAGATGCTCGGGCGGGATCCCGGCAAGGATCACGAACACGAGAACCAGGCGGAAGTGGCCCTGTAG
- a CDS encoding proton-translocating transhydrogenase family protein translates to MDFISILSIFVLSCFVGYYVVWSVTPALHTPLMAVTNAISSVIIVGALIAAAAAGSPVSKWLGLLAVVLASINIFGGFAVTSRMLAMYKKKERPE, encoded by the coding sequence ATGGACTTCATTTCCATTCTGTCGATCTTCGTCCTGAGCTGCTTCGTCGGCTATTACGTAGTCTGGTCGGTGACTCCGGCACTTCACACCCCGCTGATGGCGGTGACCAACGCCATTTCCTCGGTGATCATCGTCGGCGCACTGATCGCCGCCGCTGCCGCCGGCAGCCCGGTGTCTAAGTGGCTCGGCCTGCTGGCCGTGGTGCTGGCCTCGATCAACATCTTCGGCGGCTTTGCGGTGACCAGCCGGATGCTTGCGATGTACAAGAAGAAGGAGCGGCCCGAGTGA
- a CDS encoding asparagine synthase-related protein, producing the protein MTLGAGPRPESTLDFLIRAGAVKAPARSLFTVDSAGSAMMEWRVLRLPDRSQALVVRRREAGNDLCSITTEDLAQALRRWPDVIEDGFVVVREGDEWLVSLAPASSFDLFAALDENGGLLLSGTVAGLLQQGFPQANVDPDALADRFVGALTVDSSDTVVRGIKRIIGGHEVRACAGQLAVSRWWEPRKLAIHHDLTLKRAGAELRRIAEAVVRRNLPADGPVGVHLSGGRDSSVLCALTASQLADEGRTVHALTALPSANLPDGDERYQFDEGSAAAATAARFRNVEHHLFRPEPLPLATILDKLHRRIGEPIHQPVSLGWIWPQLSFCSDLGLPTLLTGDSGNFTVSTGGLLNLSDVWREKGLVAWFRASAEVVRSGGVTMRDLVRESFGGSLPLPLYKAGRKRGQPSILPNDFSFFKEAMRGKLQAISPQNEDPRPPTSARALVQEIAANRCNPMPLGRFDFGVELLAPWNDRELFELVLSIPSAMLVSAPDRRLLFEEAFGDLVPQEVSRPRKRGQQNVDFHAAFDRTDLETAVERYRASAQCREVIDLDRLAKAANRWPTERRTDMRHLSYWIGQFLPAFSLASFLNSRDFPDAGAFAPTADSLHAGHEPHTG; encoded by the coding sequence TTGACCCTCGGGGCGGGCCCGCGACCTGAATCCACTTTAGATTTCCTGATCCGCGCCGGCGCCGTGAAGGCGCCGGCGCGATCTTTGTTTACCGTCGATAGCGCTGGCTCCGCGATGATGGAATGGCGCGTCCTGCGATTGCCCGACCGGTCGCAAGCCTTGGTGGTCAGGCGACGCGAGGCCGGAAACGATCTTTGCTCGATCACGACCGAGGATCTGGCACAGGCGCTGCGGCGCTGGCCCGATGTCATCGAAGATGGTTTTGTCGTCGTTCGCGAAGGAGACGAGTGGCTGGTCTCGCTCGCTCCGGCATCGTCGTTCGACCTGTTTGCGGCTCTGGACGAAAACGGCGGTCTGCTGCTCTCGGGCACGGTCGCAGGTCTCCTGCAGCAAGGCTTCCCACAGGCAAACGTTGATCCCGACGCGCTCGCCGATCGGTTCGTCGGAGCCCTTACCGTCGACAGCTCCGATACCGTGGTTCGCGGCATCAAGCGGATCATCGGAGGGCACGAGGTTCGAGCCTGCGCTGGACAGCTTGCTGTCAGCCGCTGGTGGGAACCGCGCAAGCTGGCGATTCACCACGATCTGACCTTGAAGCGGGCAGGGGCAGAGCTTCGCCGGATCGCAGAAGCGGTGGTGCGCCGTAACCTTCCCGCTGATGGTCCGGTCGGCGTGCACCTCAGCGGAGGGCGCGACAGCAGCGTTCTTTGCGCGCTTACCGCCAGCCAGCTTGCGGATGAAGGCCGGACGGTTCACGCGCTCACCGCCTTGCCAAGCGCGAACCTTCCCGATGGTGACGAGCGCTACCAGTTCGACGAAGGGTCAGCCGCCGCTGCTACCGCCGCTCGCTTTCGCAACGTCGAGCATCATCTTTTCAGGCCAGAGCCGCTGCCGCTCGCGACCATTCTCGATAAGCTTCATCGCCGGATCGGCGAGCCGATCCATCAGCCGGTGTCGCTTGGATGGATATGGCCTCAGCTTTCGTTTTGCTCGGACCTGGGTCTTCCAACGCTGCTGACGGGGGATAGCGGAAACTTCACGGTCAGTACCGGCGGTCTCCTCAATCTGTCCGATGTCTGGCGCGAGAAAGGTCTGGTTGCCTGGTTTCGTGCCAGCGCGGAGGTCGTGCGCTCGGGCGGGGTCACGATGCGTGATCTTGTGCGAGAGAGCTTCGGCGGTTCGCTTCCGCTGCCATTGTACAAGGCGGGCCGCAAACGCGGGCAGCCTTCGATCCTTCCCAACGACTTCTCATTCTTCAAGGAAGCCATGCGCGGCAAGCTTCAGGCGATCTCCCCTCAGAATGAGGATCCCCGCCCGCCTACGTCCGCTCGCGCCCTGGTGCAGGAGATTGCCGCCAATCGCTGCAATCCCATGCCGCTGGGCAGGTTCGACTTTGGCGTTGAATTGCTCGCGCCGTGGAACGACCGAGAATTGTTCGAACTGGTGCTGTCGATCCCAAGCGCGATGCTGGTGAGTGCGCCCGACCGGCGGCTCCTGTTCGAGGAGGCGTTCGGCGATCTGGTGCCCCAGGAAGTCTCGAGGCCACGTAAGCGGGGCCAGCAGAATGTCGACTTCCATGCTGCGTTTGACCGCACGGACCTCGAAACCGCCGTGGAGCGGTATCGCGCATCAGCCCAGTGTCGCGAAGTGATCGATCTTGACCGCCTGGCCAAAGCGGCCAACCGGTGGCCGACCGAGCGGCGTACCGACATGCGCCACCTGTCTTACTGGATCGGGCAATTTCTCCCCGCCTTTTCGCTCGCCAGCTTCCTCAACAGCAGGGATTTCCCCGATGCTGGCGCTTTCGCTCCCACCGCCGACTCCTTACATGCGGGGCATGAACCGCACACCGGCTGA
- the mtgA gene encoding monofunctional biosynthetic peptidoglycan transglycosylase, protein MLGLVKLIVGLLILSALWVLLYRFVNPPITATMMADVMAGRGAEREWMGLDEIDRDMVRAAVGGEDSKYCAHSGFDWDAITDAARRNASGGRIRGGSTISQQTAKNVFLWQGGGYVRKGMEAWFTFLIEQLWGKRRIMEVYLNVAETGIGTYGVNAGSHRYFGHDASAMTRTEAARMAAVLPLPKGRDAIAPRGFTRRYGNSIAGRIGTVARDGLDNCVYAGTAAPRDRTPPPSKGPVTLPGSDVETSTPPPPPPREVIDQLPAASETLPEAPPEEPVGDELAPAEQPSQAEPAAEPEQPDNGL, encoded by the coding sequence GTGCTCGGTCTGGTCAAGCTGATCGTCGGCCTGCTGATCCTGTCCGCCCTCTGGGTGCTGCTCTATCGCTTCGTCAATCCGCCGATCACGGCCACCATGATGGCTGACGTCATGGCTGGGCGGGGGGCGGAGCGGGAATGGATGGGACTCGACGAGATCGACCGCGACATGGTGCGGGCGGCAGTCGGCGGCGAAGACAGCAAATATTGCGCCCATTCGGGCTTCGACTGGGACGCGATCACCGACGCGGCCCGGCGCAATGCCAGCGGCGGCCGCATCCGCGGCGGTTCCACCATCAGCCAGCAGACCGCCAAGAACGTCTTCCTGTGGCAAGGCGGCGGCTACGTCCGCAAGGGCATGGAGGCCTGGTTCACCTTTCTGATCGAGCAATTGTGGGGCAAGCGCCGGATCATGGAGGTGTACCTCAACGTCGCGGAGACCGGCATCGGCACCTATGGCGTCAACGCCGGCTCGCACCGCTATTTCGGTCACGATGCCAGCGCGATGACCCGTACCGAGGCAGCGCGCATGGCCGCGGTCCTGCCACTCCCCAAGGGCCGCGATGCGATCGCTCCGCGCGGTTTCACCAGGCGTTATGGCAACAGCATCGCTGGCCGGATCGGCACCGTCGCCCGCGATGGCCTCGACAATTGCGTCTACGCCGGCACCGCCGCACCGCGCGATCGCACGCCGCCGCCGAGCAAAGGTCCGGTCACCCTGCCGGGCTCGGACGTCGAGACCTCGACCCCGCCCCCTCCGCCGCCGCGCGAGGTGATCGACCAGTTGCCCGCCGCGTCGGAGACCCTGCCCGAAGCACCGCCGGAAGAGCCGGTCGGCGACGAGCTTGCTCCTGCCGAACAGCCGAGCCAAGCCGAGCCCGCGGCGGAGCCCGAACAACCCGACAACGGCCTCTAG
- the recO gene encoding recombination protein O N-terminal domain-containing protein: MRLTTPAIILSLRVHGEQGAVVRLLTPRHGLVAVYVRGARGRRMRPVLLAGNAVEARLSARTEAQLPQGEVELTRSRATLMTEPLPAAAILWATALTAQVLPEHQAYPSLYDALDGLLEAVAAAPSASGWGPALLAYEILLLAELGFGLEQEVVTRAASDWLTGLAVTGRRIRRDLLDRPGDSTWDARERLTLRLRRAAGVVA; this comes from the coding sequence GTGCGCCTGACCACGCCGGCCATCATCCTGTCGCTGCGGGTCCACGGCGAACAGGGTGCGGTGGTTCGCCTGCTGACACCGCGGCACGGGCTGGTCGCGGTCTATGTCCGCGGCGCGCGCGGGCGCAGGATGCGGCCCGTGCTGCTGGCCGGCAATGCGGTGGAAGCACGGCTATCGGCGCGCACGGAGGCGCAACTCCCGCAGGGCGAGGTCGAGCTTACCCGCAGCAGGGCGACGCTGATGACCGAGCCGCTGCCCGCCGCCGCGATCCTGTGGGCGACTGCGCTCACGGCGCAAGTGCTTCCGGAGCATCAGGCCTATCCGTCGCTTTACGACGCGCTGGACGGGCTGCTCGAGGCAGTCGCCGCCGCACCGTCGGCCAGCGGGTGGGGACCGGCGCTGCTGGCCTACGAAATCCTTCTTCTGGCCGAGCTTGGGTTCGGCCTCGAGCAGGAAGTGGTCACCCGCGCGGCGTCCGACTGGCTGACCGGGCTTGCGGTGACCGGCCGCAGGATCCGCCGCGACCTGCTCGACCGTCCGGGCGATTCGACCTGGGACGCGCGTGAACGCCTCACACTTCGGTTGCGCAGGGCGGCGGGGGTGGTAGCGTGA
- a CDS encoding NAD(P)(+) transhydrogenase (Re/Si-specific) subunit beta, which translates to MLAYLVAGICFILALRGLSSPATSQRGNRLGMIGMAIAVVTTLATHDIAGLPEIAAAIAIGGVIGIVGARRIQMTAMPQLVAAFHSLVGLAAVLVGAAAFLNPEAFGIATRITPIAEPSMLMINPVSRIELGLGVAIGAITFSGSVIAFLKLNGNMGGSPILLPGRHVLNLGTLVAILGLVAYFTRDQAPWVFWTILALSFAIGFLLIIPIGGADMPVVVSMLNSYSGWAAAAMGFTLHNSAMIITGALVGSSGAILSYIMCRAMNRSFISVIAGGFGAVASSGGGEVIDRPYKRGSAEDAAFLMKQADQVIIVPGYGMAVAQAQHILREMADQLKKEGVKVKYAIHPVAGRMPGHMNVLLAEANVPYDEVFELEDINSEFAQTDVAFVIGANDVTNPAAKTDKSSPIYGMPVLDVEKARTVLFIKRSMGGAGYAGVDNELFYRDNTMMLLADAKKMVEEIVKALA; encoded by the coding sequence ATGCTGGCCTATCTCGTCGCAGGAATCTGCTTCATCCTCGCCCTTCGAGGCCTGTCGAGCCCGGCCACCAGCCAGCGCGGCAATCGCCTTGGCATGATCGGCATGGCGATCGCCGTGGTCACCACGCTGGCGACGCACGACATCGCCGGGCTTCCCGAAATTGCCGCCGCCATCGCCATCGGCGGGGTGATCGGCATCGTCGGCGCGCGGCGGATCCAGATGACCGCGATGCCGCAGCTGGTCGCCGCCTTCCACAGTCTCGTCGGCCTTGCCGCGGTGCTGGTCGGCGCCGCCGCTTTCCTCAATCCCGAGGCGTTCGGTATCGCTACCCGCATCACGCCCATCGCCGAACCCTCGATGCTGATGATCAACCCGGTCAGCCGGATCGAGCTTGGCCTTGGCGTTGCGATCGGCGCCATCACCTTCTCGGGGTCGGTGATCGCGTTCCTGAAGCTCAACGGCAACATGGGCGGTTCGCCGATCCTGCTGCCAGGGCGGCACGTGCTGAACCTGGGCACGCTCGTCGCGATCCTCGGCCTGGTCGCCTATTTCACCCGCGACCAGGCGCCGTGGGTGTTCTGGACCATCCTCGCCCTCAGCTTCGCCATCGGCTTCCTGCTGATCATCCCGATCGGCGGCGCCGACATGCCGGTCGTGGTGTCGATGCTGAACAGCTATTCGGGCTGGGCCGCGGCGGCGATGGGCTTCACGCTCCACAACAGCGCGATGATCATCACCGGCGCCCTGGTCGGAAGCTCGGGCGCGATCCTCAGCTACATCATGTGCCGGGCGATGAACCGCAGCTTCATCAGCGTCATCGCCGGCGGCTTCGGCGCGGTGGCAAGCAGCGGCGGGGGAGAGGTCATCGACCGCCCCTACAAGCGCGGCTCTGCCGAGGATGCCGCCTTCTTGATGAAGCAGGCCGACCAGGTCATCATCGTCCCCGGCTACGGCATGGCGGTGGCGCAGGCCCAGCACATCCTTCGCGAGATGGCCGACCAGCTCAAGAAGGAAGGGGTCAAGGTCAAATACGCCATCCACCCCGTCGCCGGCCGCATGCCCGGCCACATGAACGTGCTGCTGGCCGAGGCCAACGTCCCCTATGACGAGGTGTTCGAGCTCGAGGACATCAACAGCGAGTTCGCGCAGACCGACGTCGCCTTCGTGATCGGCGCCAACGACGTCACCAACCCGGCGGCCAAGACCGACAAGAGCTCGCCGATCTACGGAATGCCTGTGCTCGACGTGGAAAAGGCGCGCACCGTGCTGTTCATCAAGCGCTCGATGGGGGGCGCCGGATATGCCGGTGTCGACAACGAGCTGTTCTATCGCGACAACACCATGATGCTGCTGGCCGACGCCAAGAAGATGGTGGAGGAGATCGTCAAGGCACTGGCCTGA
- a CDS encoding carbonic anhydrase yields MSEFLALLRGYGRFRSNGYRDQHRRWETLAAGQEPPVMIIGCCDSRVDPATIFDTVPGQAFILRNVANLVPPFELGGGLHGVSAALEFAVTKLEVKHIVIMGHGACGGISAALAGHGEPDRIFIDKWIGLLDRARDQVLEAAPQDPQHALELEGVKVSLANLRTFPFVAEREAAGQLQLHGCWFGIAAGTLYELDEQAGHFQPVPEDA; encoded by the coding sequence ATGTCTGAATTCCTTGCCCTCCTTCGCGGTTACGGCCGCTTCCGTTCCAACGGCTATCGCGATCAGCACCGCCGTTGGGAAACCCTCGCGGCCGGTCAGGAACCGCCGGTGATGATCATCGGATGCTGCGACAGCAGGGTCGATCCCGCGACCATCTTCGACACCGTGCCGGGCCAGGCCTTCATCCTGCGCAACGTCGCCAACCTGGTCCCGCCGTTCGAACTGGGAGGCGGCCTCCACGGCGTGTCGGCGGCGCTCGAATTCGCGGTCACCAAGCTCGAGGTGAAGCATATCGTCATCATGGGTCACGGCGCGTGCGGCGGCATCAGCGCTGCGCTTGCCGGGCACGGCGAGCCCGACCGGATCTTCATCGACAAGTGGATCGGCCTTCTCGACCGCGCCCGCGACCAGGTGCTCGAGGCAGCGCCGCAGGACCCGCAGCATGCGCTCGAGCTGGAGGGCGTGAAGGTCAGCCTCGCCAACCTGCGCACCTTCCCGTTCGTCGCCGAGCGCGAGGCGGCCGGGCAGTTGCAGCTGCACGGCTGCTGGTTCGGAATCGCAGCTGGAACGCTGTACGAGCTCGATGAGCAGGCTGGACACTTCCAACCGGTCCCGGAAGATGCCTGA
- a CDS encoding DUF488 domain-containing protein, producing the protein MFTIGYEATTTGEFVAALKRAGVAQVIDVRALPLSRRPGFSKTPLRLALEEEGIGYVHLRALGTPADGREAARKGRTAEMERIYAGQLLLPEAMAAAAQLAQLVREKPSALLCFERQPEGCHRSMLIREALPDVEVEHLFP; encoded by the coding sequence GTGTTCACCATCGGCTATGAGGCGACCACCACGGGCGAGTTCGTGGCGGCGCTGAAACGGGCGGGTGTGGCGCAGGTGATCGACGTCCGCGCGCTTCCGCTGTCGCGGCGCCCCGGCTTTTCCAAGACCCCGTTGCGACTGGCGCTGGAAGAGGAGGGCATCGGTTATGTCCACCTGCGCGCGCTTGGGACACCGGCCGACGGACGCGAGGCCGCGCGCAAGGGGCGGACGGCGGAGATGGAGCGGATCTACGCCGGCCAGCTTCTCCTGCCGGAGGCGATGGCGGCAGCAGCGCAGCTTGCCCAGCTGGTGCGCGAGAAGCCTTCGGCATTGCTGTGTTTCGAGCGGCAGCCCGAAGGGTGTCACCGCAGCATGCTGATCCGTGAAGCCTTGCCCGACGTCGAGGTCGAGCACCTTTTTCCCTAG